The DNA sequence AATGATGGATACACCATCAGCATCCACGAAGATTCCGGAATACCCGAAACTGTTGGTTGCATTCGTCTTGATCGAAGCAGCAACCGCACCGTAGCTCGTGATATCATTCCCGCTTGCATCGACACCTTTGATGACGAGATCATCCTTGTCGATGAAGAGGCCGAACTGGTAAGACGCTGCCGCATAGCTTGGCGTCCGCCCGGTCGCGGTTTCGTCGTATGCCCCTGGGAACACCTTGATAATGTCACCCGCGCTGGCTGCATCGATGGCAGCCTGTATAGTAGTATATGTTTTTCCCGCGCCCACCTCGAGTTCCGCGGCCAACGCGGTGCTTCCTGCGAGCAGCAGAAATACACACACGATGAAGTAGATTCTCCTCATTTTTCATCTCCTTGATTGCAATTGAATAATCGTGCCTCTGCAGGTTCATAGCCTGCTTCAGTTTCCTCCTCGCTTTTGCTGAGAACGTGTATTGATTACTCTTCTGTGTTCGATACACCGACCTGAAGCTGATGTCAGCTCGGGCATGTCCGAGTTGCCCTTCCCCGCGATTTCTGTCTTGTTTTTATCACGGTTAATCCCCCACCGCACTGAGGACAGAATCTCGCTACCGGCGATTCGATCGGGGCATTGCATGACGTGCACGAATCAATAAGTTTCGTGCCGCATGCGATACAGTATTTGTCGGGGAAATGGATATGGACGAAATGTCCGCACAGCGGACATAGTTTGTAGTGATCCACCATAAGCTCTGATCCAGGCCTGAAAACATGGGGTTGTGTTCAGGTGTCTTCTTGCAAGAAGTGCGCCAGATCTGCTACGAAGAATCCGGGCTGGAATCGGCAATTCCTGCCGGAAACGAAACAACCCCGGTTTCGAAAAACGAAACCGGGGTTGTTTCTGCATGCAGTCGTGGATGATGAATCCTGGAGAGCAGTTCTGTGCTCAGTGTATCATGTCATATTTCCTGAAGTTTCCGCAGGGCTTTTCTGAATCCCTGCTCACTCATGCCAGCAATCTGTGCGGCAGTAGGGACATGACGTCCGGCACGCCGCATCACATCGGCAAAATACACGGTGCGCAATTCCTCCAGTATCCTGTCAAAGCTGGGCAGCGTCTTCCTGCCCTGGACATATCGACGCAAATCATCTGCCCCGGCGTGGGAACCTCCATAGGGCTGCAACGAGCCTGGTGCTATCACTCCGTCCTCAGCAAAGGGAATCTCCGCCTTAATCATGTTCTCGAGTTCCCTGACGTTGCCCGGCCATGAATATTGCATCATGTCATTGAGTGCTGAATCGCATAGCGTGAAGGAGGCGCCGAGTCCGTATTTCTCAATGAAGTGTTTCGCAAGCACTTCGATATCTTCTATTCGTTCCCGAAGTGGAGGGATCTTGACTGAAAGCCCCTTGATCCTGTAATAGAAATCCTCCCGCAATGAACCATCACGAACGAGATCGTCCAGATCGTCGTTGCTGGCGAAAATCAGCCGAACGTCGCAGCATCTCTCACGATGTCTTGGATCCTCTCCCACTCTGAGACAGCTTTTATACTGCATGAAATAGAGCAGCTTCAGTTGGATATCCTCGCTCAGGCTGGAGATCTCCGGAATGTACACCGTACCGTGATGCGCGACTTCGAATTTGCCCGGTTTTGCCACTTCGGCCCCCGAGAACGCACCACGCTCATGCCCGAACAACTCGGATTCCAGGAGGGTAGGATTCAAGCTTCTCAATGGAATTGGGAGAAACGGGTTGTCGCTCCGCCCACTCCGTCTGTGTATTTCAGCGGCAATCAGGTCCTTCCCCACCCCGGTTTCGCCCAGCAGCAATACATCGAAATCAAACTGCGCGATGCGAGCGATCTCGTAATTCAGTCGCTGCATGCGTCCCGAGCGAAAAATGAATTCGCGACTGTTCCCACCGGTACGTTTATCACATGAGATGTTTAGATCAGCTCTTTGTCCTTCGACCCCTTCGCCTGAATCACACGAGGGTGTTGCCGCGGTCAGCGTGCCCTTGTCGCGAACGCTGAAGCGGCGCACATCCATTGTTTCCATGCATACGCCTCTGTCGTGATATATGTGACACGAACAGTCTCGGAGTTCGACCATTCGAATACGCTGTCGGCGGCAAATCTCGAACAACGAGACAGTGCATCAGCAACAATGTGGCAGATACATTGCCGCCGTATTTACTATAAGTGGAGAGGCAGGCCGTAATATACATTATTGGCGGATGCAAAGCAAGCGGAATCAGCGAATGATATCGCAATCTGAATAAAAAAATACGCGCAGGCACATAATGCGCTGCGCGTATCCGGTTCTGTCGCCGGTTCAGATCAGGCTTACTCGCCCTTATCCTGTTCCGGTTCGTCGTTAAAGCTGGAGAGAATACCGTCCATCACGGTCTTGTCCGATTTGAGGGATTCGAGTTTGCGGGCAAGCATTTCGGCGTGGCCGCGTTCCATTTCCGCCATCTCGAGAAGGAAGTCGCGCACTTCGGCAGCCTGAGCAAGATTCGCTGCCTCGGTGTAAAACTGCCTGGCGTCGTTTTCCTTGTCGATGGCGTCCTGCAGGATGTCCTCGAGTGATGAGTATTCGGGAATGACCCTCTTCATGCGGTCTCCAGCTTTCGTGGATAGGTGATTATCTGACGTTAGTCGGTTTTGAGCACGCGGCTCTGATTCTCGGTCTGACGCAGCGTGGCTTTCTCGCGCTCACGGATAATACCCCAGACCTGGATGATGCCTTCATTCTTGTTGGTCTTCAGGCGAACGGCACCGTTGATCTGTCCCTTGAACACGGGAATCATGGAAACCGTGATCTGCCGTGATTCACCCGGCTTGATCTTCATGCTGGTCGGTTCCACGGTGGCACCGCGAAGCGGCATGGCAACCGTGCGTCCGTCACCGGCCGTGTCAGCATACGTAGTCATGTTGATGGAAATGCTTTCGAAATTGAGGTCATCCTCAGATACGTTCTTGATCTCGACGCTTCCCGTGGCCTTGTCGCCGACGTGGAAGTTCTGCAGCTGAATGTACTGCGGATGGATTTCAAAATCCGTCTTGATCTTCGCGGAAAAACGGATGATGGAATACGGCTTGTCGTCACCCTTCAGATACACACTCACGGTCTTGGTCACCTTGCCGCGGCTTCCGCGGGGAGGAGTGAACTTGACCTGGATCTCGGCCTTGCCGCCGGGAGGAATGACTTTTTCGGAAAGCACGGCGGCGGTGCAGCCGCAACTGGCGCGTGCGCGCTCGATTTCAATCGTTTCCCCGCAGTTATTCACGTAAATAAACGTGTGTTCTACCGAATTATTTGGATCGATTTCGCCAAAGTAATAATCCGAAGTCCCTTCGAGCTTCAGGCACTGGTCCTGCGCAGGTGTGTTCGTCTGCGAGAAAGCGAACGGTGCCGCGACAAGCACGAGCAATACCGCCGCCATAAGCGTCTTCATGATGTTCATTCTATCTACCTCCGATGATTTGAATAATCAATGAAAAATAACAATTCGACCTTTTACGAGCAACGCTCGAACGCCAGACATGCTGACGCTATGGCGCCCGGGTCCGAAGCACCACACCGGTGACGGGCACACGGAGTTCGGCATTCGGAATGGGGATGCGTATGCTTCCGTTGATCTGCCCCTTTTCACCGGGGATCATCGTGAGAGTGACGATGGTCGAATCGCCCGCGCGGACCTCCTCAGCTTCCTTCTCGAGATGGAACGCTGTAAACGGCCGGGTCTGAACATTCGCGACACGATAGGTATTGCCCTCAGACGTGTCGACATATGCCAGCATCGAGGCGGTAATGTCCCGCAGCGGAACATCATGATCAGTGTTGGATATCAATACGAGTTGCATCTGCACCGTATCGCCGATCACCGTAGAAAATCGCAGCACGCCAGGTTCATAGATGACGTCTCCGATGACGCGCGCATGAATACGCAGGGTCGCGGCATGCTTCGGACTCCCCTCCTCGAGCGTACTGATGGCGATGGACTTGGTCATCGGCCCCATCATACCCGGCGAGGCGTGAAAACGCACACCGATGACGGTGCTTCCGCCCGGTTCGAGCTCGGAATGCTCGAGAATTGTGGCGGTGCAGCCGCACGACGGCTTCGGTTCGGCGAGATGCACGGTGGTAGCACCATCATTGTATACCCGGAATTCCATGTTCCGCGTCTCGAGGGGACGCAAATCGCCGAAATCCTTTTCCAGTGCGTCAAAACGCAGCTGCGCCTGGGCGGCGAAGCTGGAAAAGAAAAGCAGTACTGGAAAAATTATTGAAGATTTCATACCGGGTAAACACATGAAAGGGCGTCAAGTTACCGCTTTGTAACTGTACGATTTACACAGAATACCACGTAGAAAGTTCCCGCGCAATGAAATATCCTTGCCGCCCTGCTCCCCCGCCGGTCCTGCCGAACACACGGTCAAAGGCAATACGCTCCCGCACATTCGTACGGGAGCGCATGGCATGGAAACGAATTATCCGAAAAACCGGCAGCGGTCAGGCGACAGGAACGGAAGCTGTGGCAAGTTCCTGTCCACGCTGCAGTGCCTGCTCGTTGAGAGGAATCAGGTGATGATGCCGCTCGGGCAGCACCTGCTTGAGCGCCTTGAGCACGGTCTCGATTTTTACGGTCTCACGCTTGGCGAGAAACGCGCCCAGCACGATCATGTTCATGATCTTTGTATTCTTGAGCTTGACGGCTTCCTCGCTTGCGGGAATCGGTACGATATCGATATCGCTGCGCTTCGGCGGGTCGATGATGTTCGTACTGTCATAGATCAGCGTGCCGCCCGGTTTGACCGCTTCCTCGAACTTGTCGAGAGAAGGCTGGTTCAGAGCCACGACCGTATCGAATTTCCCGATGATGGGTGAACTGATTTCATCAGAACTGACCGTGACGATGCAGTTCGCCGTACCGCCACGCATTTCAGGACCATATGACGGCATCCAGCACACTTCGCGCTCTTCGATCATTCCGGAGTACGCGAGAACCTGTCCCATCGACAGCACGCCCTGGCCGCCGAATCCGGCAAAAATGACTTCCTCAACCATTCTCTAACTCCTCCTTTGACGGTACTTTCATATCACCGAGCGGATAGTACGGCAGCATGTTCTCTTCGAGCCATTTGTTCGACTCGACAGGTTTCATGCCCCAGTTTGTCGGACAGTTGGAGACGATCTCCACGAAGCAGGTGCCTTTTTTCAGGGCCTGCCATTTCAATCCGTTGAGCAGCGCTTTCTTGGCCTTGCGTACGTTGGCGGGGGTATTGACCGCCTGACGGGTGACGTAAAAGGCACCCGGCAGCTGCGCGAGCAGCTCGGTAATTTTCAGCGGATTGCCCATGAACGGCACTTCGCGTCCGTACGGTGTCGTCGAGGTCTTCTGCGAGACCAGCGTCGTGGGCGCCATCTGTCCACCGGTCATACCGTAAATGGCGTTGTTGATGAACACGATCAGCACGTTTTCTCCGCGGTTGACCGTGTGTACGGTTTCACCTGTGCCGATGGCGGCAAGATCGCCGTCACCCTGATACGTGAAAACGTACTTGTCCGGATAGCAGCGCTTGATGCCCGTTGCCACGGCTGTTGCGCGACCATGGGCTGCTTCCTGCATGTCCACATTCATATAATGATAGGCGAACACCGAGCAACCCACGGGTGCGACACCGATGGTCTGCTCCTGGATGCCGAGTTCCTCGACCGCTTCCATGAGGATGCGATGCGCGACGCCGTGTCCGCAGCCCGGACAATAGTGCATTCGCGTGTCGAGCAGCGCGGCGGGACGTTCGCAGATGATATTCATCTCATCGTAGTGATGTTCGATTTCCTGCATGTTGTTTTCCATCTATGCCACGCTCCTTATAACTTCGAATACATCGTTTTGATGACGTCCACCACCTCTTCCGGGGAAGGAATGATGCCGCCCATGCGACCGTAATGTCCGACCGGACAGCGGCCGTTGACGGCGAGACGCACGTCTTCAACCATCTGGCCCGCATTCAGCTCGAGCGAGAGGAAGCCCTTGACATGATCCGCTGCACGGGAAACGGCCTCGTACGGATACGGCCACAGGGTGATCGGTCGAATCAAGCCGACTTTGATGCCCGCCACGCGCAGCTGTTCCATGACCTTGCGGCCGATACGCGCGGAGAGTCCGTAGGCGACGATGATGAAATCGGCATCCTCGGTGTTGATTTCCTGCACACGCGTTTCCGCTTCCTCGATCTTGCGGTATTTCGCCTGCAGCTGCAGATTGACCTGCTCCATCTCTTCCGGCTTGATGAACAGCGAGGTGATGATGTTGCGGTCACGGTCTTTCGTCTTGCCCGTGGTCGCCCATTCCGGTGAAGTATGTGCATTGCGGTCGACCTGCTTACGCAGTTCGACTTTCTCCATCATCTGTCCCAACGCACCGTCGGCAAGAATCAGAACGGGATTGCGGTACTTGTCCGCCAGCTCCCAGCCTTCCTGCACGAAGTCGGCCATTTCCTGAACGGTGGCCGGTGCAAGCACGATGAGACGGTAGTCACCATGGCCGCCACCTTTGACGGACTGAAAATAATCGCCCTGCGAGGGCTGAATGGTGCCGAGTCCGGGACCGCCGCGGTTGATGTTCACAAGCAGACACGGAAGCTCCGCACCCGCGATGTAGGAAATGCCCTCCTGCATCAGGCTGATGCCGGGAGAGGAAGACGATGTCATGACACGCGCGCCGGCGCCGGCTGCACCGTACACCATGTTGATGGAAGCAACTTCGCTCTCGGCCTGCAGAATCGTGCAGCCCGTGCGATTGTAAGCTTCGCGCGTGAGATATTCGAGTACTTCGGATTGCGGGGTAATCGGATACC is a window from the bacterium genome containing:
- a CDS encoding zinc ribbon domain-containing protein, producing the protein MVDHYKLCPLCGHFVHIHFPDKYCIACGTKLIDSCTSCNAPIESPVARFCPQCGGGLTVIKTRQKSRGRATRTCPS
- a CDS encoding sigma 54-interacting transcriptional regulator, whose protein sequence is METMDVRRFSVRDKGTLTAATPSCDSGEGVEGQRADLNISCDKRTGGNSREFIFRSGRMQRLNYEIARIAQFDFDVLLLGETGVGKDLIAAEIHRRSGRSDNPFLPIPLRSLNPTLLESELFGHERGAFSGAEVAKPGKFEVAHHGTVYIPEISSLSEDIQLKLLYFMQYKSCLRVGEDPRHRERCCDVRLIFASNDDLDDLVRDGSLREDFYYRIKGLSVKIPPLRERIEDIEVLAKHFIEKYGLGASFTLCDSALNDMMQYSWPGNVRELENMIKAEIPFAEDGVIAPGSLQPYGGSHAGADDLRRYVQGRKTLPSFDRILEELRTVYFADVMRRAGRHVPTAAQIAGMSEQGFRKALRKLQEI
- a CDS encoding DUF1573 domain-containing protein, with the protein product MNIMKTLMAAVLLVLVAAPFAFSQTNTPAQDQCLKLEGTSDYYFGEIDPNNSVEHTFIYVNNCGETIEIERARASCGCTAAVLSEKVIPPGGKAEIQVKFTPPRGSRGKVTKTVSVYLKGDDKPYSIIRFSAKIKTDFEIHPQYIQLQNFHVGDKATGSVEIKNVSEDDLNFESISINMTTYADTAGDGRTVAMPLRGATVEPTSMKIKPGESRQITVSMIPVFKGQINGAVRLKTNKNEGIIQVWGIIREREKATLRQTENQSRVLKTD
- a CDS encoding DUF1573 domain-containing protein; amino-acid sequence: MKSSIIFPVLLFFSSFAAQAQLRFDALEKDFGDLRPLETRNMEFRVYNDGATTVHLAEPKPSCGCTATILEHSELEPGGSTVIGVRFHASPGMMGPMTKSIAISTLEEGSPKHAATLRIHARVIGDVIYEPGVLRFSTVIGDTVQMQLVLISNTDHDVPLRDITASMLAYVDTSEGNTYRVANVQTRPFTAFHLEKEAEEVRAGDSTIVTLTMIPGEKGQINGSIRIPIPNAELRVPVTGVVLRTRAP
- a CDS encoding 2-oxoacid:acceptor oxidoreductase family protein, with product MVEEVIFAGFGGQGVLSMGQVLAYSGMIEEREVCWMPSYGPEMRGGTANCIVTVSSDEISSPIIGKFDTVVALNQPSLDKFEEAVKPGGTLIYDSTNIIDPPKRSDIDIVPIPASEEAVKLKNTKIMNMIVLGAFLAKRETVKIETVLKALKQVLPERHHHLIPLNEQALQRGQELATASVPVA
- a CDS encoding 2-oxoglutarate oxidoreductase — translated: MQEIEHHYDEMNIICERPAALLDTRMHYCPGCGHGVAHRILMEAVEELGIQEQTIGVAPVGCSVFAYHYMNVDMQEAAHGRATAVATGIKRCYPDKYVFTYQGDGDLAAIGTGETVHTVNRGENVLIVFINNAIYGMTGGQMAPTTLVSQKTSTTPYGREVPFMGNPLKITELLAQLPGAFYVTRQAVNTPANVRKAKKALLNGLKWQALKKGTCFVEIVSNCPTNWGMKPVESNKWLEENMLPYYPLGDMKVPSKEELENG
- a CDS encoding 3-methyl-2-oxobutanoate dehydrogenase subunit VorB yields the protein MGELRLMKGNEALAEAAIRAGMDAYFGYPITPQSEVLEYLTREAYNRTGCTILQAESEVASINMVYGAAGAGARVMTSSSSPGISLMQEGISYIAGAELPCLLVNINRGGPGLGTIQPSQGDYFQSVKGGGHGDYRLIVLAPATVQEMADFVQEGWELADKYRNPVLILADGALGQMMEKVELRKQVDRNAHTSPEWATTGKTKDRDRNIITSLFIKPEEMEQVNLQLQAKYRKIEEAETRVQEINTEDADFIIVAYGLSARIGRKVMEQLRVAGIKVGLIRPITLWPYPYEAVSRAADHVKGFLSLELNAGQMVEDVRLAVNGRCPVGHYGRMGGIIPSPEEVVDVIKTMYSKL